A single genomic interval of Terriglobus albidus harbors:
- a CDS encoding DUF488 domain-containing protein: MKIQIKRAYEPAAPSDGFRILVDRLWPRGLSKEKAHIDLWLKEIAPSPELRTWFGHDPAKWKEFRSRYLSELRGKSDEIDQIREKARDGVVTLVYAAKDEQHNDAVVLLERISHP, from the coding sequence ATGAAGATTCAGATAAAACGAGCCTACGAACCGGCTGCCCCGTCCGACGGGTTCCGCATCCTCGTGGATCGCCTGTGGCCGCGAGGATTATCCAAGGAGAAGGCGCACATTGACCTTTGGCTGAAAGAGATCGCTCCGAGCCCGGAGTTGAGGACATGGTTCGGCCATGATCCAGCCAAATGGAAAGAGTTCCGCTCTCGCTACCTGTCGGAATTACGGGGAAAAAGCGACGAAATCGATCAGATCAGAGAGAAAGCCAGGGACGGAGTCGTGACACTGGTATACGCGGCAAAGGACGAACAGCATAACGATGCCGTCGTGCTGCTTGAGCGAATCAGCCACCCGTGA